The Pseudomonas sp. KU26590 genomic sequence GCTTCACGCCAAGCTGCTGGCCAAGTCAGGTCGCTATGGCGGCGTCGTGGCTGCAGGTCTTGTGGTCGACGGCGGTATCTATCGCCACGAGTTCGTCGCGCAATCGGTGATCAGCGCACTCATGCAGGTTCAGCTGGACACCGAAGTCCCGGTGTTCTCGGTCGTGCTGACCCCGCACCACTTCCACGCCGGTGAAGAGCATCAGAAATTCTTCTTCGATCACTTCGTGCACAAGGGCCAGGAAGCGGCCAAGACCTGCGCGGACACGCTGACAAAACTGCGTGCAGTGCGCAGGGTCGGTGAGGTGCAGAAAGCGGCGGGTTGATTTGCACCCGAAGATCAAGATCAACTGCTTCCCGGCTGAAGCCGGTCCTACAGACCTACCGCGTTCCCACTGTAGGACTGGCTTTAGCCGGGAAGAGGCCGGTTTGATCGCCACGCATTTCATTGAATGCTTGCGCTGCCCTTAGTGGGACCGGCTTCAGCCGGGAAGAGGTCAGCATGACCGCCATCAGGCCAGCGTCTCGTCCGTCGCCGGCACGATCAGAATCCCCGCCCGCAGCCCGTTTTTGACGTTCGGGTTGGGGAAGATGATCCGGGCGCCCTCTTCTTCTATCACCCAGCGTGAATCGGCCAGGTCTTCGGCCAGCACGTAACCTTTTTCCAGTTCCGTGAAGTTCTCGATGTCCGCCGGCAAGTGCAGCTGGAAGGCGTCGCTGTGCTTGATGATCTCCCGGGCCACGCTGAACAATTGCAACCCGTTCAGGTCCGCAGGCTCGTCGGCTTCGATCCCGGCAATCAAATGTTCGAGGCAGGCTTGAAGCTTGTCGAGATTGACCTGCTGGTTCTGCCCGAACGGGCGCGCCTTGCCCAATTCCAGGGTGAAGGCTTCAGCGTCGAGCTTGTCGTAGGTGTAGGCGCTGAACACGATCGAGGACTTGTTCTGCAGCAGCACCGCTTCCATGCCGGCAGTACGCAGCCGGGCGAGTTCGCGGCGGGAATGGGCGCGACCTTCCTTCCACGGGTACAGCGCGAACTGCTCGATCTTCGAGCCGCGAATCGCCGTGTGCAGGTCGTAGTGCAGTCGGTAGCGGCCCGGAATGTTGAAAAAGCTGGCGGCCAGACGCTCGAGTTCGCAGGCGCGCAAGGCTTCGCTGCCGCCGCTGTGCTCGTGACGGCCGTTGAACAACCGATTGACGTCCTGCTCGACGTAACGCCCGCCGCTACGCATCGCTTCGGGGTTGCCGAACAGGAACAGAATACGCGCGCGAGGCTTGAGTTCGCCCCGGGCGATGGCGTGAATCAGCGCGTCGAGCAGCTCGATGGGCGCGGTTTCATTGCCGTGGATGCCGGCGGACAGCAGCAGGTCGGTGCCATTGTCTCGCGCCTCGGGAGGCCGGACTTCCAGCGCCCCCTCGGCCAGCCAGCGCATGCGAACGCCGTCGACGGTCAGCTGAGTCTTTTCCGCGGGTTCGCGACCCGCGAGGGTCAGTTCAAGCAGTTTGCCGAGGGCGAGCATGGGGAGCTTCCTGCGCAGGCTTAGTCGTGGGTGCAGTCTGGGCCGTGCACGTGGCCTTCTTCATCGTCGCCGCTCATGTCAGCCGGTTCCATTTCCAGTTGCAGGCTGACCAGGTTAGTCGCCAATGGACGCAGCAGCAGGTTGGCGTATTCGGCATCGCCTTCTTCGACGTCAACGCCGATCAGCAACTGGCCACGGCCATCCTGTTGAATCCAGACCTCTTTGCCCTGCCAGATAACGGCAAGACGGGTGCAGGACGTTTCCAGCTGAGTGCCGTCGGTGTCTTCAAGGATCAAACGCAGCGCGTCGGTCATGGCAAAACTCTCTCTGTAAAAGCAAAAACATCGTCGCCTGACGCCAGTTGGGCGCAGGCGTAACGGATGGGGTGCATCAGTTGATCTGGAAAGGATAGACCGCGCCCAGTTTCAGGTGCTGCGTCAGCTCGTCCAGCGCCGTACGGCATTCAATCAGCAGTTGTGGATCGGCCAGATCGCTGTCGCTCATGCGATCGCGATAGTGCTTGTCGACCCACTGCGTCAGCGTGTCGTACAGCGGCGCGGTCATGATAACGCCTGGATTGACCGCCGCCAGTTCGGTTTCATTCAGCGCCACGCGCAGACGCAGGCACGCCGGCCCGCCGCCGTTCTGCATGCTCTGCTTGAGGTCGAACACCTTGACCTCGCGGATCGGGCTGTCGTCCGCCAGCAGGTGCTGCAGGTAATTCCAGACGCGTTCGTTGCTGCGGCACTCCTCCGGCACGATCAGCAGCATCGAACCGTCGGCGCGGGACAGCAACTGACTGTTGAACAGGTACGAACGCACCGCGTCCTCCACGGCCACTTCACTGCGCGGCACGCAAACGGCCTGGAAGCGACCGCCGCGTTGACCGAGTTTATCGTGCAGCTCGGCGAGCATGGGCTCGGTGTTGAGGAACGCGTCCTCGTGATAGAACAGGACTTCACCATTGCCGACCGAGATCACGTCGTTGTGGAACACGCCTTGATCGATCACGGCCGGGTTCTGCTGGGCGAAGACCACGCCTTCGGCGCTCAGCCCGTGCAGACGCGCAACGGCCTGGGAGGCTTCGAGGGTCTGGCGCGCCGGGTATTTCTGCGGCGCGGGAAAACGGCTGTCGAACGCGGCGCGTCCGTAAACGAAAAACTCGACGCCGGGCTCACCGTAGCTGCGGCAGAAACGCGTGTGGTTGGCCGCGCCTTCGTCGCCGAACTGGGCGACGGCAGGCAACGCCGCGTGGTGGGCGAAATGCTGCTGATCGGCGAACATCGCGCCGAGCACGCGGCTGGTGGTCGGGTGCTCGATGCTGCGGTGGTACTTGCAGTTGAGGTTGGCGGCGGTGAAATGCACGCGACCGTCGGCGGTGTCGGCGCTCGGGCTGACCGTGGCGGCGTTGGCCACCCACATGCTCGACGCCGAGCAGCTGGCGGCCAGCAGCGGCATCGACTCTTTGGCGGCGCGCTCGATCACCTGCGCGTCGCTGCCGCTGAAGCCGAGCTTGCGCAGACCGGCCACGTCGGGACGCTCCTGCGGGGCCAATACGCCTTGGGTGAAACCCATTTCCATCAGCGCTTTCATCTTGGCCAGCCCCTGCAAAGCGGCCTCGCGCGGATTGGAGGATTGCTGGCAGTTGTTCTGGGACGCGACGTTGCCGTAGGACAGCCCACCGTAGTTGTGGGTCGGGCCCACTAGACCGTCAAAGTTGACTTCACAGGATTTCATCGGTGAGGCTCCGTGGATCTGTATTTTTTATAAACATCAAAAATCGTATGGCTAGGCTGCAATGACCGCTACGCCTCTTCACCTGTGGGAGCCGGCTTGCTGGCGAAGGGGTCAGCCCTGACATCCCATCGCCGACTGACCCAACGCGTTCGCCAGCAAGCCGGCTCCTACAGTCCGTGTTCGCCGCGGCACCGGATAGTCATCTGCGCGCCATGCAGACTCAGTTCAGGGTGATGCCGGGCGTCAGGCTGGCAGGCAGCGCCAGGGTTTCCGTCTCCAGCGATGCCACCGGGTACGCGCAATAATCCGCCGCGTAATAGGCGCTGGCACGATGGTTACCCGAGGCGCCGACACCGCCGAATGGTGCGGTGCTTGCCGCGCCGGTCAGCTGCTTGTTCCAGTTGACGATACCCGCGCGGCTCTGCAGCCAGAACTGCTGGTAGCGCGCCTGGGAATCCGACAATAGCCCTGCCGCCAAGCCATATTGCGTGGCGTTGGCCTCTTCGATGGCTGCGTCGAAATCGGCGTAGCGAATCACCTGCAACAGCGGCCCGAACAATTCCTCATCGGCACGATCCGCCACGTCGCTGACGTCGATGATGCCCGGCGTCAGCAGCGCCGATTGCGCGGCAGGCTGAGTCATTTCGAGCAAGGCAACCGCGCCGTTGGCCAGCATCAGTTCCTGGGCATCGAGCAGCGCACGGGCAGCAGCAAGGGAAATCACCGAGCCCATGAACGGCGCCGGCTGTTGATCGAAAGCGCCCACCTGAATGGTCGAAGTCACTTCCACCAGACGCGCCAGAAATGCATCGCCCCAGGCACCTTGGGGCACCAGCAGACGGCGGGCACAGGTGCAGCGTTGGCCGGCAGAAATAAAGGCTGACTGAATCACGGTGTACACCGCGGCATCGACATCGGCGACCTGATCGACCACCAGCGGGTTGTTGCCGCCCATTTCCAGGGCAAGAATCTTGTCCGGGCGGCCGGCGAACTGTTGATGCAGGGAATTGCCGGTGCGGCTTGAGCCGGTGAAGAACAACCCGTCGATGCCGGAATGACCGGCCAGTGCGATACCGGTGTCCCGCGCGCCTTGCAGCAGATTGAGCACGCCCGCAGGCAGACCGGCTTCGATCCAGCATTGCACGGTCAGCTCGGCGACTTTGGGGGTCAGTTCGCTCGGCTTGAACACCACGGTGTTGCCCGCCAGGAGCGCCGGGACGATGTGCCCATTAGGCAAGTGACCCGGAAAATTGTAAGGACCGAACACCGCCACCACGCCGTGTGGCTTGTGCCGCAGCACGGCGGTGGCGTCGCCCAGCGGGCCGCTCTTCTCGCCGGTCCGCTCGCGGTAGCTCTGAATGGAGATCGCCACCTTGTTGGCCATGCTGGTCACTTCAGTCGCCGATTCCCACAGCGGCTTGCCGGTTTCCTCACCGATGCAACGGGCGATTTCATCGGCGCGGTTCTTTAGCGCAGCGGCGAAGGCTTCGAGCACGGCAATGCGCTCGTCCAGACTGCGCGTCGCCCAGGCCGGAAACGCCTGACGAGCCGATTTGACCGCCGCGTCGACCTGTTCAGCCGTCGCGCTTTGGCCCGACCAGGTCACCTGCTGGGTCACCGGGTTCAGGGAATCAAATGCGTCGCCCTGCCCGTCCTGCCAGGCACCGGCAATGTACAAAGTGTTCATCAAATACTCTCCCGAGCGGGCGACAGTTGCACGGCGCGGACTTGATCACCGGCGCTGAGGCGCAAGCGCTTGGCCGTCTGTGGATCGACCACGAGGGTGCCGGCGGCAAGACGCGCAGGCGCCGCGGTCACACGGCAGTCTTCGCGCTTGCGGTTGTGGATAACGAATGGCGTCGCATCGTCGCCCGGTGTGCCGACGGCCAGCACCAGCGCCTGGCTGTCGCGGACTGCGCGGATCTTGCTGGTTTCGCATTCGATGGCCGGGCCGGCGTCGAAAATGTCGACGTAACCCTGGTAGCTGAAGCCTTCGGCCTTGAGCATGGCCAGCGCCGGTTCGGTGCTGACGTGGACGCGGCCGATGACCTCGCGCGCGGCTTCTGAAAGGAAGCAGCTGTACAGCGGAAACTTCGGCATCAGCTCGGCAATAAAAGCACGGTTGCCGACACCGGTGAGGTAGTCGGCCTGACTGAATTCCATTTTGAAGAAGTGCCG encodes the following:
- a CDS encoding 6,7-dimethyl-8-ribityllumazine synthase; amino-acid sequence: MQPTAIHAHERIAFIQACWHKEIVDQARKGFVAEMAQHGYAETDIDFFEVGGAFEIPLHAKLLAKSGRYGGVVAAGLVVDGGIYRHEFVAQSVISALMQVQLDTEVPVFSVVLTPHHFHAGEEHQKFFFDHFVHKGQEAAKTCADTLTKLRAVRRVGEVQKAAG
- the astE gene encoding succinylglutamate desuccinylase → MLALGKLLELTLAGREPAEKTQLTVDGVRMRWLAEGALEVRPPEARDNGTDLLLSAGIHGNETAPIELLDALIHAIARGELKPRARILFLFGNPEAMRSGGRYVEQDVNRLFNGRHEHSGGSEALRACELERLAASFFNIPGRYRLHYDLHTAIRGSKIEQFALYPWKEGRAHSRRELARLRTAGMEAVLLQNKSSIVFSAYTYDKLDAEAFTLELGKARPFGQNQQVNLDKLQACLEHLIAGIEADEPADLNGLQLFSVAREIIKHSDAFQLHLPADIENFTELEKGYVLAEDLADSRWVIEEEGARIIFPNPNVKNGLRAGILIVPATDETLA
- a CDS encoding topoisomerase II, yielding MTDALRLILEDTDGTQLETSCTRLAVIWQGKEVWIQQDGRGQLLIGVDVEEGDAEYANLLLRPLATNLVSLQLEMEPADMSGDDEEGHVHGPDCTHD
- the astB gene encoding N-succinylarginine dihydrolase, with translation MKSCEVNFDGLVGPTHNYGGLSYGNVASQNNCQQSSNPREAALQGLAKMKALMEMGFTQGVLAPQERPDVAGLRKLGFSGSDAQVIERAAKESMPLLAASCSASSMWVANAATVSPSADTADGRVHFTAANLNCKYHRSIEHPTTSRVLGAMFADQQHFAHHAALPAVAQFGDEGAANHTRFCRSYGEPGVEFFVYGRAAFDSRFPAPQKYPARQTLEASQAVARLHGLSAEGVVFAQQNPAVIDQGVFHNDVISVGNGEVLFYHEDAFLNTEPMLAELHDKLGQRGGRFQAVCVPRSEVAVEDAVRSYLFNSQLLSRADGSMLLIVPEECRSNERVWNYLQHLLADDSPIREVKVFDLKQSMQNGGGPACLRLRVALNETELAAVNPGVIMTAPLYDTLTQWVDKHYRDRMSDSDLADPQLLIECRTALDELTQHLKLGAVYPFQIN
- the astD gene encoding succinylglutamate-semialdehyde dehydrogenase is translated as MMNTLYIAGAWQDGQGDAFDSLNPVTQQVTWSGQSATAEQVDAAVKSARQAFPAWATRSLDERIAVLEAFAAALKNRADEIARCIGEETGKPLWESATEVTSMANKVAISIQSYRERTGEKSGPLGDATAVLRHKPHGVVAVFGPYNFPGHLPNGHIVPALLAGNTVVFKPSELTPKVAELTVQCWIEAGLPAGVLNLLQGARDTGIALAGHSGIDGLFFTGSSRTGNSLHQQFAGRPDKILALEMGGNNPLVVDQVADVDAAVYTVIQSAFISAGQRCTCARRLLVPQGAWGDAFLARLVEVTSTIQVGAFDQQPAPFMGSVISLAAARALLDAQELMLANGAVALLEMTQPAAQSALLTPGIIDVSDVADRADEELFGPLLQVIRYADFDAAIEEANATQYGLAAGLLSDSQARYQQFWLQSRAGIVNWNKQLTGAASTAPFGGVGASGNHRASAYYAADYCAYPVASLETETLALPASLTPGITLN